The Buchnera aphidicola (Sitobion avenae) genome contains a region encoding:
- the rpsU gene encoding 30S ribosomal protein S21, protein MPIIKVRENEPFDVALRRFKRSCEKAGILAEIRRREFYEKPTTERKRAKASAVKRLAKKLTRENARHIRMY, encoded by the coding sequence ATGCCAATAATCAAAGTACGTGAAAATGAACCATTTGATGTAGCACTTCGTCGCTTTAAAAGATCTTGTGAAAAAGCTGGTATTTTAGCAGAAATTCGTCGAAGAGAATTTTATGAAAAACCAACTACTGAACGTAAACGTGCTAAAGCTTCAGCTGTTAAACGTCTCGCAAAAAAACTTACACGAGAAAATGCAAGACATATTCGCATGTACTAA
- the rfaE1 gene encoding D-glycero-beta-D-manno-heptose-7-phosphate kinase, with the protein MKKKLISFKNSLVLVVGDLILDCYWYSKNHYMLSEQLTPVAPIHKTIEQPGGAANVAKNIAEIGGYSKIIGFVGMDNEGLLLKKLMNHVRIYCDLISIKKNKTITKIRILSENKQLIRVDFQEKYISTKINLLHQKIMNSLSYFKILVLSDYAKGTLVDIKKIISFAKKMSIPILIDPKGIDFKKYSGASLLTPNLSEFEKIVGKCHRENEILQRGIKLLYELKLSALLVTRSQNGMTLFQREKKPIHFPAISKIAPDVTGAGDTVIAIIAASLGTGYSLEEACFYANIGASVVIQKIGTETLTINELNSVLNYQ; encoded by the coding sequence ATGAAAAAAAAATTAATTAGTTTTAAAAATTCTCTTGTTCTAGTAGTTGGAGATCTTATACTAGACTGTTATTGGTACAGTAAAAACCACTATATGCTGTCTGAACAATTAACACCAGTAGCACCTATTCATAAAACTATAGAACAACCGGGAGGCGCTGCAAACGTAGCTAAAAATATTGCGGAAATTGGAGGTTATTCTAAAATAATTGGTTTTGTTGGTATGGATAACGAAGGATTACTGCTAAAAAAACTTATGAATCATGTTAGAATTTATTGCGATTTAATTTCTATAAAAAAAAATAAAACCATTACTAAAATTAGAATTTTATCAGAAAACAAACAATTAATTCGAGTAGATTTTCAAGAAAAATATATTTCTACAAAAATAAATTTATTACACCAAAAAATTATGAATTCATTATCATATTTTAAAATTTTAGTACTATCAGATTATGCAAAAGGTACTTTAGTTGATATAAAAAAAATAATTAGCTTTGCAAAAAAAATGTCCATCCCAATACTTATAGATCCTAAAGGAATCGATTTCAAAAAATATTCAGGAGCTAGTTTATTAACACCCAATCTTTCTGAATTTGAAAAAATAGTTGGAAAGTGTCATAGAGAAAATGAAATTTTACAAAGAGGAATCAAATTATTATATGAACTAAAGTTATCAGCATTATTAGTTACTCGCTCTCAGAATGGAATGACTTTATTTCAAAGAGAAAAAAAACCAATACATTTTCCTGCTATATCTAAAATAGCTCCTGATGTAACTGGTGCAGGAGATACAGTAATTGCAATAATCGCAGCGTCTTTAGGAACAGGATATTCTTTAGAAGAAGCATGTTTTTATGCTAATATTGGAGCCAGTGTAGTTATACAAAAAATAGGTACTGAAACATTAACTATCAACGAGTTAAACTCAGTGTTAAACTATCAATAA
- the dnaG gene encoding DNA primase: MSGKIPKYFITELLFRTNIVELINTRLTLKKYGKNYQTNCPFHHDKTPSFTVSHEKQFYYCFGCNAHGNAIDFLIQYENLSFVESIEELSMIHGIEIPFENIIQNNIYYKKQKLYLLMEKICKLYKKNLNLTDSANKYLSGRGINKKMIDCFLIGFSSLKWSNFNKKLNIDQELEKELLVYNIISINKKGCLYDRFQGRIIFPIQDHHGRIVGFGGRALNNFLPKYLNSPETDVFLKRKQIYGLYQVKKKCSKPVYLLVVEGYIDVITLTQYNINHAVSILGTSITSEHIQLLFQNTDVIIYCYDGDHAGKNAAWQTLKKALPYISDKKTLKFILLPNNEDPDTIIRKEGKEKFQIRIDNAITMSKFFFKNILKNINLASNDDKFYLSVRALPLINTISSDTIRIYLRQMLARMIGILDDNQFEKFLHEKEMKKIQKPNFQIKRTPMRTLIGLLLQNPSLAKIAPSITKFKNFKIKGLPIFLEILQTCIENPNINTGQLLELYRHTEIINILKILSRWDLMIIQEEIQNMFLDLLMNIYNKILEKRQEYLIAKERIQGLKMNEKKEIWSINKALSKK, translated from the coding sequence ATGTCTGGGAAAATACCTAAATATTTTATCACCGAATTGCTATTTCGCACAAATATCGTAGAATTAATTAACACACGTCTAACATTAAAAAAATATGGTAAAAATTATCAAACTAACTGTCCTTTTCATCATGATAAAACTCCATCTTTTACTGTAAGCCATGAGAAACAATTTTACTATTGTTTTGGATGTAATGCACATGGAAATGCAATTGATTTTTTAATTCAGTACGAAAATTTAAGTTTTGTAGAAAGCATTGAAGAACTATCAATGATTCATGGCATTGAAATACCATTTGAAAATATCATACAAAATAATATTTATTATAAAAAACAAAAACTATATTTATTAATGGAGAAAATATGTAAATTATATAAAAAAAATTTAAATCTTACTGACTCAGCCAATAAATATTTGTCTGGTAGAGGTATTAATAAAAAAATGATTGATTGTTTTTTAATTGGATTTTCTAGTTTGAAATGGAGTAATTTCAATAAAAAACTGAATATAGATCAAGAACTTGAAAAAGAACTATTAGTTTATAATATTATTTCTATTAATAAAAAAGGATGTCTATATGATCGATTTCAAGGTCGTATAATATTTCCTATACAAGATCATCATGGTAGAATTGTAGGTTTTGGAGGTCGTGCATTAAACAATTTTTTACCAAAATATCTTAATTCACCTGAAACAGATGTTTTCCTGAAAAGAAAGCAAATTTATGGATTATATCAAGTTAAAAAAAAATGTTCAAAACCCGTATATTTATTAGTTGTTGAAGGATATATTGATGTTATAACATTAACACAATATAATATTAATCACGCAGTCTCTATATTAGGCACTTCCATAACAAGTGAACACATTCAACTTCTCTTTCAAAATACTGATGTAATTATATATTGCTATGATGGTGATCATGCAGGGAAAAATGCGGCTTGGCAAACTTTAAAAAAAGCATTGCCATACATATCTGATAAAAAAACATTAAAATTTATCTTACTACCTAATAATGAAGATCCAGATACAATCATTAGAAAAGAAGGTAAAGAAAAATTTCAAATACGTATTGACAATGCAATTACTATGTCAAAATTTTTTTTTAAAAATATATTAAAAAATATTAATTTAGCATCTAATGATGATAAATTTTATTTAAGCGTGCGCGCTTTACCTTTAATAAATACTATTTCGAGTGATACAATAAGAATTTATTTACGCCAAATGTTAGCTAGAATGATAGGAATTTTAGATGATAATCAATTTGAAAAATTTTTACATGAAAAAGAAATGAAAAAAATTCAAAAACCAAATTTTCAAATTAAGCGTACTCCAATGCGTACTTTAATAGGACTCCTTTTACAAAATCCTAGCTTAGCAAAAATAGCTCCTTCAATTACAAAATTTAAAAATTTTAAAATAAAAGGACTGCCTATTTTTTTAGAAATATTACAGACTTGTATTGAAAACCCTAATATTAATACTGGTCAACTATTAGAATTATACAGACATACAGAAATAATTAATATTTTAAAAATTTTATCAAGATGGGATCTCATGATAATTCAAGAAGAAATTCAAAATATGTTTTTAGATTTGTTAATGAATATATATAATAAAATTCTTGAAAAAAGACAAGAATATCTAATTGCTAAAGAAAGAATACAAGGATTAAAAATGAATGAAAAAAAAGAAATTTGGTCTATTAATAAAGCATTATCAAAAAAATAG
- the crr gene encoding PTS glucose transporter subunit IIA, whose product MSFFSDFFSSKKTNFSKKIEIIAPLSGDIINIEDVPDLVFSKKIVGDGIAIKPSGNQILAPVNGTIGKIFETMHAFSIVSEDNVELFVHFGIDTVKLQGKGFKKIAQDNQKVKIGDEIIIFDLKFLTEKAQSILTPVVISNMENFKKIKKSSGTIIAGKTVIITLYH is encoded by the coding sequence ATGAGTTTCTTTTCTGATTTTTTTAGCAGTAAAAAAACTAATTTTTCTAAAAAAATAGAAATTATCGCACCTTTATCAGGTGATATAATAAACATAGAAGATGTACCCGATCTTGTGTTTTCTAAAAAAATTGTAGGAGATGGAATTGCTATAAAACCATCAGGAAATCAAATACTTGCACCAGTAAACGGGACAATTGGAAAAATCTTTGAAACTATGCATGCTTTTTCAATTGTTTCAGAAGATAACGTGGAATTATTTGTACATTTTGGAATTGATACCGTAAAATTACAAGGAAAAGGTTTTAAAAAAATAGCACAGGACAATCAAAAAGTAAAAATAGGAGATGAAATTATTATATTTGATTTAAAATTTCTCACAGAAAAAGCGCAGTCTATTTTAACTCCTGTAGTAATATCTAATATGGAGAATTTTAAAAAAATAAAAAAATCGTCTGGAACTATTATTGCTGGAAAGACAGTTATTATAACTTTATATCATTGA
- a CDS encoding tRNA CCA-pyrophosphorylase: MKIYLVGGAIRDSLLNLPVKDKDWVVVGGTEKMLLEKNFQQVGKDFPVFLHPETHEEYALARKERKSGKGYTGFETNSDSNVTLEEDLVRRDLTINAIAQDQNGNYIDPFKGKKDIEHRLIRHVSEAFTEDPLRVLRAARFAASLVHLGFTIAKETMLLMCMIVKKKELLYLTSNRIWNETEKAFKTSNPHVYFQVLYSCNALHCFFPEMYFLYEEKFFLKNSYVNPLYNKNLVLMGLAKISLYNKDVDIRFSYLCQFLSINLIHKNYSKIFFDSRSAAIVKSLCKRFNIPSCIRDIAVLNTGFYFFLNTINYQSSKNIINLFSKIDAWRKPERIEKLAFLSNFNFLKKFKSEFFYLKSGFFLKKYFSIVQSVSIKLILKKGFKGYAIKNELMRLRIKKLEFWRLKNIKNDIYL; this comes from the coding sequence ATGAAAATATATTTAGTAGGTGGGGCTATTCGTGACTCCTTGCTGAATTTACCTGTCAAAGATAAAGATTGGGTAGTAGTTGGTGGTACAGAAAAAATGTTATTAGAAAAAAACTTCCAACAAGTTGGAAAAGATTTTCCAGTTTTCTTGCATCCAGAAACACATGAAGAATATGCTTTGGCAAGAAAAGAAAGAAAATCTGGCAAGGGATATACTGGTTTTGAAACTAATTCTGATTCTAATGTTACTTTAGAAGAAGATTTAGTAAGACGAGATTTGACGATTAATGCTATTGCTCAAGATCAAAATGGTAATTATATCGATCCTTTTAAAGGGAAAAAAGATATAGAACATCGTTTGATACGACATGTTTCAGAAGCTTTTACTGAAGATCCATTGCGCGTATTACGAGCAGCAAGATTTGCTGCTTCTTTAGTTCATTTAGGATTTACAATTGCAAAAGAAACTATGTTATTAATGTGCATGATAGTAAAAAAAAAGGAGTTGTTATATTTGACTTCAAATAGAATATGGAATGAAACTGAGAAAGCTTTTAAAACTTCTAATCCTCATGTATATTTTCAAGTGTTGTATTCTTGCAATGCATTACATTGTTTTTTTCCAGAAATGTATTTTTTATATGAGGAAAAATTTTTTTTAAAAAATTCTTATGTCAATCCTTTGTATAATAAAAATCTAGTATTAATGGGGTTAGCTAAAATTTCATTATATAATAAAGATGTTGATATTCGTTTTTCTTATTTATGTCAATTTTTATCAATCAATCTTATACATAAAAATTATTCGAAAATATTTTTTGATTCACGTTCTGCTGCGATTGTGAAAAGTTTATGTAAACGTTTTAATATTCCATCTTGTATTAGAGATATAGCTGTTTTAAATACCGGTTTTTACTTTTTTTTGAATACTATTAATTATCAATCATCTAAAAATATTATAAATTTATTTTCAAAAATTGATGCTTGGCGAAAACCAGAACGTATTGAAAAATTAGCATTTCTAAGTAATTTTAATTTTTTGAAAAAGTTTAAGTCTGAGTTTTTTTATCTCAAATCTGGTTTTTTTTTAAAAAAATATTTTTCTATTGTACAAAGTGTTTCTATTAAATTAATTTTAAAAAAAGGATTTAAAGGTTATGCAATAAAAAATGAATTAATGCGTTTAAGGATTAAAAAATTAGAGTTTTGGCGTTTAAAAAACATTAAAAATGATATTTATCTATAA
- a CDS encoding undecaprenyl-diphosphate phosphatase, which yields MLDLYQVVTSVIIGIIEGITEFLPISSTAHMIIASHWLGIENNNTKILEIFIEFGSVLSILYFFHQKILTIINFNLNNKNKKIKTKIIHIIIAIFPTIFFGLIFYKQIKLLFNIQNVMYSLILGGIFLIIAEIFKPKKYSTYNINDISLFQSTIIGLLQIFCLYPGFSRAGITIATGILLGIKRSVAIEFSFIISIPLIMGASFLDFINNISDVKISEIPIFFIGFIISFIVSLSCIKKLLQVINKISLIFFGIYRFITAILIYFIN from the coding sequence ATGCTTGATTTATATCAAGTTGTTACTTCTGTTATTATTGGAATAATAGAAGGAATAACAGAATTTCTTCCTATCTCTTCTACAGCACATATGATTATAGCTTCTCATTGGTTAGGAATAGAAAATAACAATACAAAAATATTAGAAATATTCATTGAATTTGGTTCTGTATTATCAATATTATATTTTTTTCATCAAAAAATTTTAACAATTATAAATTTCAATCTAAACAATAAAAATAAAAAAATAAAAACAAAAATCATTCACATTATTATTGCTATTTTTCCTACAATCTTTTTTGGGTTAATATTTTATAAACAAATTAAACTATTATTTAACATACAGAATGTTATGTATTCATTAATATTAGGTGGTATATTTTTAATAATAGCCGAAATATTTAAACCTAAAAAATATAGTACATATAATATTAACGATATTAGTTTATTTCAATCTACAATTATTGGTTTACTTCAAATTTTTTGTCTATATCCTGGATTTTCGAGGGCGGGAATTACTATAGCAACTGGAATACTATTAGGAATTAAACGATCAGTTGCAATAGAATTTTCTTTTATAATATCTATCCCATTAATAATGGGAGCATCTTTTCTTGATTTTATTAATAATATAAGTGATGTTAAAATATCAGAAATTCCAATATTTTTTATTGGATTTATAATCTCTTTTATAGTCTCTTTATCATGCATAAAAAAATTATTACAAGTGATCAATAAAATATCACTGATATTTTTTGGAATATATCGTTTTATAACAGCTATTTTAATCTATTTTATTAATTAA
- the ribB gene encoding 3,4-dihydroxy-2-butanone-4-phosphate synthase — protein sequence MNQSLLSKFGTPIERIKKAILALQSGQGVIILDDEKRENEGDLVFACENMTVEQMALTIRYGSGIVCLCITESKRKQLNLPMMVKKNTSVYRTGFTVTIEASKGISTGVSAKDRLTTIKTAMADDAKPSDLNRPGHVFPLRAHKGGILSRAGHTEAAVEIVSLAGFKPAGVICELTNKDGTMARTPEVIKFSKNKKMQVLTIKDLIFYIKKTNRL from the coding sequence ATGAATCAATCACTTCTATCTAAATTTGGAACACCTATAGAACGAATTAAAAAAGCAATATTGGCTTTGCAATCTGGTCAAGGTGTTATTATATTAGATGATGAAAAACGTGAAAACGAAGGCGATCTTGTTTTTGCATGTGAAAATATGACAGTAGAACAAATGGCTTTAACTATTCGATATGGTAGCGGAATAGTATGTCTTTGCATAACTGAATCTAAACGAAAACAACTTAATTTGCCTATGATGGTAAAAAAAAATACTAGTGTATATCGAACTGGATTTACAGTGACAATAGAAGCTTCAAAAGGAATTTCTACTGGTGTGTCCGCTAAAGATAGACTAACTACAATTAAAACCGCTATGGCTGATGACGCTAAACCTAGCGACTTAAATAGACCAGGACACGTCTTTCCTTTAAGGGCTCATAAAGGTGGAATTTTATCTAGAGCAGGACACACAGAAGCTGCTGTTGAAATTGTTTCTTTAGCAGGTTTTAAACCCGCCGGAGTGATTTGTGAATTAACTAATAAAGATGGAACTATGGCTCGTACACCTGAAGTAATAAAATTTTCTAAAAACAAAAAAATGCAAGTGTTAACCATAAAAGACTTAATTTTTTACATTAAAAAGACAAATCGCTTATAG
- the rpoD gene encoding RNA polymerase sigma factor RpoD, which translates to MDQNPQSQLKLLVTHGKEQGYLTYSEVNDHLPEDIIDSEQIDDIIQMINDMGIPVVEEAPDADDLILNEINTDTDEDAVEAATQVLSSVESELGRTTDPVRMYMREMGTVELLTREGEIDIAKRIEEGINQVQCSVSEYPEAITYLLEQYDHVKTGQIRLSDIITGFVDPNVEEIFSPAAIHIGSELLDEEQNNEEDEEHNQEHHEDDNSIDPELANEKFSELRVQYNNTNNTIKSKNRTHKDSLLEIYNLSEVFKQFRLVPKQFDHLVNNMRHMMERVRIQERIIIKLCVEICKMPKKNFIKIFPIKKINNIWFIKEQNSNQPWSENLKKVQKDVFFSLEKLIQIEKETGLTIEEVKDINKRMSIGESKARRAKKEMVEANLRLVISIAKKYTNRGLQFLDLIQEGNIGLMKAVDKFEYRRGYKFSTYATWWIRQAITRSIADQARTIRIPVHMIETINKLNRISRQMLQEIGREPTPEELSEKMLIPEDKIRKVLKIAKEPISMETPIGDDDDSHLGDFIEDTTLELPLDSATSESLRSATHDVLSGLTAREAKVLRMRFGIDMNTDHTLEEVGKQFDVTRERIRQIEAKALRKLRHPSRSEVLRSFLDD; encoded by the coding sequence ATGGATCAAAATCCACAATCGCAACTTAAGCTGCTTGTCACACATGGTAAGGAGCAAGGATATTTAACCTATTCTGAAGTTAATGATCATTTACCCGAAGATATTATTGATTCTGAACAAATTGATGATATCATTCAAATGATTAATGATATGGGTATTCCAGTAGTTGAAGAAGCACCTGACGCTGACGATCTAATATTAAATGAGATTAATACAGATACAGATGAAGATGCAGTTGAAGCAGCAACACAAGTACTATCTAGTGTCGAATCTGAATTAGGACGAACTACTGATCCTGTTCGAATGTATATGAGAGAAATGGGAACTGTTGAACTACTAACACGAGAAGGAGAAATTGATATAGCTAAACGTATTGAAGAAGGTATTAATCAAGTCCAATGCTCAGTCTCAGAATATCCTGAAGCCATTACGTATCTTCTCGAACAATATGATCATGTTAAAACTGGTCAGATACGATTATCAGATATCATAACAGGTTTTGTAGATCCTAATGTAGAAGAAATTTTTTCTCCTGCAGCTATTCATATAGGCTCTGAACTATTAGATGAAGAACAAAACAATGAAGAAGATGAAGAGCATAATCAAGAACATCATGAAGATGATAATAGTATTGATCCAGAGTTAGCTAATGAAAAATTTTCTGAATTACGCGTTCAATATAATAATACTAATAATACAATTAAAAGTAAAAATAGAACACATAAAGACTCATTATTAGAAATTTATAATCTTTCAGAAGTTTTTAAACAATTTCGCTTAGTTCCAAAACAATTTGATCATTTAGTGAATAACATGCGACATATGATGGAAAGAGTTCGAATACAAGAAAGAATTATTATAAAATTATGTGTTGAAATATGCAAAATGCCAAAAAAAAACTTCATTAAAATTTTTCCAATAAAAAAAATTAATAATATTTGGTTCATAAAAGAACAAAACTCAAACCAACCATGGTCTGAAAATTTAAAAAAAGTTCAAAAAGATGTTTTTTTTAGTTTAGAGAAATTGATTCAAATAGAAAAAGAAACAGGTTTAACAATTGAAGAAGTAAAAGATATTAATAAAAGAATGTCTATTGGGGAATCAAAAGCTAGAAGAGCAAAAAAAGAAATGGTAGAAGCAAATTTAAGATTAGTAATTTCTATTGCAAAAAAATATACTAATAGAGGTTTACAATTTTTAGATTTAATTCAAGAAGGAAATATTGGTTTAATGAAAGCTGTAGATAAATTTGAATACCGTCGTGGTTATAAATTTTCAACTTATGCCACTTGGTGGATTCGACAAGCAATTACTCGTTCTATTGCTGATCAAGCTCGTACTATTCGTATTCCAGTTCATATGATCGAAACAATCAATAAACTTAATCGTATTTCTAGACAAATGCTGCAAGAAATAGGTCGAGAACCAACCCCAGAAGAATTATCTGAAAAAATGCTTATTCCTGAAGATAAAATTAGAAAAGTATTAAAAATAGCTAAAGAACCAATCTCAATGGAAACACCTATTGGAGATGACGATGATTCACATTTAGGTGACTTTATTGAAGATACTACTTTAGAATTACCATTAGATTCCGCTACATCCGAAAGTCTTCGTTCAGCGACTCATGATGTTTTATCAGGTCTAACAGCTCGCGAAGCAAAAGTACTACGCATGCGTTTCGGAATAGATATGAATACCGATCATACTCTTGAAGAAGTTGGAAAACAATTTGATGTTACTCGAGAAAGAATACGTCAAATAGAAGCGAAAGCACTTAGAAAACTACGTCATCCAAGCCGATCAGAAGTATTGCGTAGTTTTTTGGACGATTAA
- the tsaD gene encoding tRNA (adenosine(37)-N6)-threonylcarbamoyltransferase complex transferase subunit TsaD, producing MRILGIETSCDDTGIAIYDTKKGLLINEIYNQRKLNNTHGGIIPELASREHMTAMILLLNKIFKKQNISEFIDIIAYTAGPGLVGSLLVGATFACSLGLSLNIPVLPVNHMEAHLLSPMLEFKFIKFPFIALLVSGKHTQIIGAYRLGEYEILGNCLDDAVGEAFDKTAKLLGLKYPGGVELCKLACQGIKNYFYFPRPMIRHPNLNFSFSGLKTFAAQKINNCNQTMQERANIARAFEDAVIDILLIKTKKALKQKNWKRLVIAGGVSANYNLRKRSEQMVKKNFNGQVFYSSLKLCTDNGAMIAYLGSLRHKEAKNPQLDILVKPKWSISDLSF from the coding sequence ATGAGAATATTAGGTATTGAAACTTCTTGTGATGATACCGGTATAGCTATTTATGACACTAAAAAAGGATTATTAATAAATGAAATATACAATCAAAGAAAATTAAATAATACACATGGAGGTATTATTCCAGAATTAGCATCTCGCGAACATATGACAGCGATGATTCTTTTGTTAAATAAAATATTTAAAAAGCAAAATATTTCTGAATTTATCGATATTATTGCCTATACTGCTGGACCTGGTTTAGTTGGTTCGTTATTAGTAGGTGCTACATTTGCTTGCTCATTAGGATTATCTTTAAATATACCAGTTTTACCAGTTAATCATATGGAAGCACATTTACTATCTCCAATGTTAGAATTTAAGTTCATTAAATTTCCATTTATTGCATTATTAGTATCAGGCAAACATACACAAATTATTGGTGCTTATAGATTAGGTGAATATGAAATACTTGGAAATTGTTTAGATGATGCAGTAGGTGAAGCGTTTGATAAGACGGCAAAATTGTTGGGATTAAAATATCCAGGTGGTGTTGAATTATGCAAACTTGCATGTCAGGGAATTAAAAACTATTTTTACTTCCCCCGTCCCATGATACGTCATCCTAATTTAAATTTTAGTTTTTCGGGTTTAAAAACTTTTGCAGCTCAAAAAATAAATAATTGCAATCAAACCATGCAAGAAAGAGCTAATATTGCAAGAGCTTTTGAAGATGCGGTTATTGATATATTACTAATTAAAACAAAAAAAGCATTAAAACAAAAAAACTGGAAACGTTTAGTTATAGCAGGTGGTGTTAGTGCAAACTATAACTTACGTAAAAGATCTGAACAAATGGTTAAAAAGAATTTTAATGGACAAGTTTTTTATTCTAGTTTGAAACTATGTACAGATAATGGCGCTATGATTGCATATCTTGGTTCATTGCGTCATAAAGAAGCGAAAAATCCTCAATTAGACATATTAGTAAAACCAAAATGGTCTATAAGCGATTTGTCTTTTTAA